The following coding sequences are from one uncultured Desulfobacter sp. window:
- a CDS encoding PhoH family protein, which translates to MKKIFILDTNVILHDSGCIHQFKDNDIYIPITVIEELDKFKKGNNVINCNARDFLRTLDALSSDTMLNGGAPIDDGKGRIAIRLDTALDPIVEANFNEITPDVRILNIAYAIAKENDFKHVVFVTKDVNLRLKARSIGLKTENYNSLYVENISEMYTGMKVVTNISSQVLDRLYQKPFETDTQSLGEDVSLLANENVILKNGSKSALAYFDGGSQSVKLIQPRICYGIKPRNSEQTFALNAMLNPDISLVTISGKAGTGKTLLALAAALAKKQFYRQIFIARPVVPLSNKDLGFLPGDVASKLDPYMQPLYDNLSVIQNHFNENGSNGKNIKELIEEEKIVITPISYIRGRSIVRVFFIVDEAQNLTPHEVKTIITRAGEGTKIIFTGDIFQIDHPYLDTQTNGLAYIIEKMKGQKLYAHINLEKGERSELAELASKIL; encoded by the coding sequence ATGAAGAAGATTTTTATCCTGGATACCAATGTCATCCTTCATGACAGCGGATGCATTCATCAATTCAAAGACAATGACATTTACATTCCCATAACGGTTATTGAGGAGCTGGATAAATTTAAAAAAGGGAACAATGTCATCAATTGCAATGCCCGGGACTTTCTAAGGACCCTGGATGCATTGTCCAGTGATACGATGCTCAACGGAGGGGCACCCATTGATGATGGAAAAGGCCGCATTGCCATCCGTCTGGACACCGCTTTGGACCCCATAGTTGAAGCGAACTTTAATGAAATTACCCCGGATGTCAGAATCTTAAACATTGCCTATGCCATTGCCAAAGAGAACGATTTTAAGCATGTCGTTTTTGTGACCAAGGATGTAAATTTGCGCCTGAAAGCCCGTTCCATAGGGTTAAAAACCGAAAATTACAACTCCCTGTACGTTGAAAATATTTCGGAGATGTACACGGGTATGAAAGTGGTGACCAATATCAGTTCCCAGGTGCTGGACAGACTGTACCAGAAGCCATTTGAAACCGACACCCAGAGTCTGGGAGAAGATGTTTCCCTTCTTGCCAATGAAAATGTGATATTGAAAAATGGATCCAAATCCGCCCTGGCCTATTTTGACGGTGGCAGCCAGTCGGTAAAGCTGATTCAGCCCAGGATATGCTACGGTATCAAGCCGAGGAATTCGGAGCAGACCTTTGCCCTGAATGCCATGCTCAATCCGGATATTTCCCTTGTGACCATCTCCGGCAAGGCCGGTACCGGAAAAACCCTGCTGGCCCTGGCCGCCGCCCTGGCTAAAAAGCAGTTCTACCGCCAGATTTTCATTGCCAGACCCGTTGTTCCCCTAAGCAACAAGGATCTAGGGTTTCTTCCCGGGGATGTGGCATCCAAACTGGACCCCTATATGCAGCCCTTGTATGACAATCTGTCTGTGATACAGAATCATTTCAATGAAAACGGGTCCAACGGAAAAAACATCAAGGAGCTGATAGAAGAGGAAAAAATCGTCATTACACCGATCTCATATATCAGGGGGCGGTCTATTGTACGGGTCTTTTTTATTGTGGATGAGGCCCAGAATTTAACACCCCACGAGGTGAAAACCATTATCACCCGGGCAGGGGAGGGCACAAAAATTATTTTCACAGGAGATATTTTTCAGATAGACCACCCATACCTGGATACCCAGACCAACGGGCTTGCCTATATCATAGAAAAGATGAAGGGCCAGAAACTTTATGCCCACATCAACCTTGAGAAGGGTGAACGCTCTGAACTGGCGGAGTTGGCTTCAAAAATCCTGTAG
- the rpmB gene encoding 50S ribosomal protein L28: MSKECAVCGKKPMVGNNVSHAHNLNKRRFNPNLQRVRAVIKPGCVRKIDVCTSCIKAGKVTKAS; the protein is encoded by the coding sequence ATGTCAAAAGAATGTGCAGTTTGTGGAAAAAAGCCAATGGTCGGCAACAATGTCAGCCATGCTCATAATCTAAATAAAAGGCGCTTCAATCCCAATCTCCAGAGAGTTCGTGCGGTGATCAAGCCTGGTTGCGTCAGAAAAATTGATGTGTGTACATCCTGCATCAAAGCAGGAAAAGTAACCAAAGCATCTTAA
- a CDS encoding outer membrane protein assembly factor BamD translates to MKKIFIAGMAFLLLSGCSLFEETHQMNKNAQQLAAEGAASFMNEDYEDAVKAYTDLKDWYPFSRYAILAELKIADAHFHLEEYPEAIAAYENFEKMHPKNEAVPYIINQIAMCWFNQIDTIDRDATPAEKAMAEFKRLIRLFPENEYSQEALGYIDACIDNIAGHELYVANFYNKTEKYEAALKRYQYIVENYAGTDQSQIALEKIPEVSEHIKKIESDTE, encoded by the coding sequence ATGAAAAAAATTTTCATTGCAGGAATGGCTTTTCTTCTGCTGTCAGGGTGTTCCCTGTTTGAAGAAACCCATCAAATGAACAAAAACGCCCAGCAGCTGGCAGCTGAAGGTGCTGCGTCATTTATGAATGAGGACTATGAGGATGCGGTCAAGGCATATACCGACCTGAAAGACTGGTACCCATTCAGCAGATACGCCATCCTGGCGGAACTGAAAATAGCCGATGCCCATTTTCATCTTGAAGAATATCCCGAGGCCATTGCGGCCTATGAAAACTTTGAGAAAATGCATCCCAAAAATGAGGCGGTGCCTTACATCATCAACCAGATCGCAATGTGCTGGTTCAATCAGATAGACACCATAGACAGAGATGCCACGCCGGCCGAGAAGGCCATGGCTGAGTTTAAAAGATTGATCCGGTTGTTTCCGGAAAATGAATATAGCCAGGAAGCCCTGGGGTATATTGACGCCTGCATCGATAATATAGCCGGCCATGAGTTGTATGTTGCCAATTTTTACAACAAAACAGAAAAATACGAGGCGGCCCTGAAACGTTACCAGTATATTGTGGAAAACTATGCAGGGACAGATCAAAGCCAGATCGCGCTTGAAAAAATTCCCGAGGTGTCTGAACACATCAAAAAAATCGAATCTGATACCGAATAA
- the trxB gene encoding thioredoxin-disulfide reductase, producing the protein MSEYDLVIIGAGPGGLTAGLYAARARMNVLLIEKAVPGGQILVTDWIENYPGFPEGISGFDLAEKIKEQALALGLEIETAEVQGLDLSGTTKEIILKEKRIKTKSLIIASGASPRKLGVGEDKFMGKGISFCATCDGPFFRDKVVVAVGGGDTAVQESIFLTKFAKKVYVVHRRDELRATKILQERAFANDKIEFLWDSVVTGMDGFFSVEKVNVKNVKTGEEKAIEANGCFIWIGILPNTEFIKGDVKTDDSGFILVDAKMQTNVPGVFAIGDVRDTPLRQIATAVGDGATAAVCAEHYVENA; encoded by the coding sequence ATGAGTGAATATGATCTGGTGATCATTGGTGCCGGACCGGGCGGCCTGACCGCAGGACTGTATGCGGCCCGGGCACGAATGAATGTTTTGTTGATCGAAAAAGCGGTGCCCGGCGGACAGATCCTTGTCACGGACTGGATTGAAAATTATCCTGGATTTCCCGAAGGGATTTCCGGGTTTGATCTGGCCGAAAAGATAAAAGAGCAGGCACTGGCCCTGGGGCTTGAGATTGAAACCGCTGAGGTCCAGGGGCTTGATCTCTCCGGAACGACCAAGGAAATTATCCTCAAAGAAAAGCGAATTAAAACCAAATCTTTGATCATCGCCTCGGGTGCATCGCCTAGAAAATTAGGCGTTGGCGAGGATAAGTTCATGGGTAAGGGTATCTCCTTTTGCGCCACCTGTGACGGACCTTTTTTCCGGGACAAAGTGGTCGTAGCCGTGGGCGGCGGAGATACAGCCGTCCAGGAATCCATCTTTCTTACCAAATTTGCCAAGAAAGTGTATGTTGTCCATCGCAGAGACGAATTGCGCGCCACCAAAATTCTCCAGGAACGCGCGTTTGCCAACGACAAGATTGAATTTCTCTGGGATAGTGTCGTGACTGGCATGGATGGTTTTTTCAGCGTTGAAAAAGTCAATGTGAAAAATGTGAAAACCGGCGAAGAGAAAGCCATTGAGGCCAACGGCTGCTTTATTTGGATCGGCATCCTGCCCAACACTGAATTTATCAAAGGTGATGTTAAGACCGATGACAGCGGTTTTATCCTTGTTGACGCCAAAATGCAGACCAACGTGCCCGGCGTATTCGCCATCGGCGATGTCAGGGATACGCCCTTACGCCAGATTGCAACGGCTGTGGGCGATGGGGCCACAGCAGCGGTCTGTGCAGAACACTATGTAGAGAACGCTTAA
- the trxA gene encoding thioredoxin, producing MAENIIHLNDEDFDELLKTSDKPIMVDFWAPWCGPCKAIGPTLEALADEFGDQITIAKVNVDDNPISPSKHNVQAIPTLIFFKDGAVVNQITGMVAKEKLEEAIKSVL from the coding sequence ATGGCAGAAAATATTATCCACCTCAATGATGAAGATTTCGACGAACTGTTAAAAACTTCCGACAAGCCGATTATGGTCGATTTCTGGGCACCGTGGTGCGGTCCATGCAAAGCCATTGGCCCGACGCTTGAAGCATTGGCCGATGAATTTGGTGATCAGATTACCATTGCCAAAGTCAATGTGGACGACAACCCCATCAGCCCCAGCAAACACAATGTCCAGGCCATTCCAACCCTTATTTTTTTCAAGGACGGCGCGGTTGTTAATCAGATTACCGGCATGGTGGCCAAGGAAAAACTTGAAGAGGCAATCAAGAGCGTTCTTTAA
- a CDS encoding rubrerythrin, giving the protein MASLKGTKTEKNLMTAFAGESQARMRYTYFASQAKKEGYVQISDIFTETANQEKEHAKRFFKFLEGGEVEITSAFPAGVIGTTLENLKAAAAGENEEWSQMYPEFAAVAREEGFDAIALVFDMVSVAEKQHEKRYNDLAANIEAGTVFKKDAPITWRCRNCGYLHEGTEAIEMCPACAHPQAHFEVLGENW; this is encoded by the coding sequence ATGGCAAGTCTTAAAGGAACCAAAACAGAAAAAAATCTAATGACCGCTTTTGCCGGTGAGTCCCAGGCTAGAATGCGCTACACCTATTTTGCAAGCCAGGCCAAAAAGGAAGGATATGTCCAGATTTCAGACATTTTTACCGAAACAGCCAACCAGGAAAAAGAGCATGCAAAGCGCTTTTTTAAATTTCTTGAAGGCGGGGAGGTCGAGATCACCAGCGCATTTCCTGCCGGTGTCATCGGCACCACCCTGGAAAATCTGAAAGCGGCTGCTGCCGGAGAAAACGAAGAGTGGTCCCAGATGTATCCGGAGTTCGCCGCCGTTGCCAGAGAAGAGGGCTTTGATGCCATTGCCTTGGTTTTTGACATGGTGTCTGTTGCTGAAAAACAGCACGAAAAAAGATACAATGATCTGGCGGCCAATATTGAAGCCGGCACAGTATTTAAAAAAGATGCCCCGATCACCTGGCGCTGCCGGAACTGCGGTTATCTGCATGAAGGCACCGAAGCGATTGAAATGTGCCCGGCCTGTGCACACCCCCAGGCACATTTTGAGGTGCTTGGTGAAAACTGGTAA
- a CDS encoding Fur family transcriptional regulator: MDLFYKKCKENKLKITPQRTAIYKVLTASVSHPNAEQIHREVKKQFPNISIDTVNRTLLTFAGAHMIDVVEGHGDPRRFDPNQNAHHHFYCVACHNIFDFQADLLDSLKLPPDMEKKFLITGKRICLSGYCDQCRSKTAEPKQ; encoded by the coding sequence TTGGATCTATTTTATAAAAAATGCAAGGAAAATAAGCTGAAAATTACGCCGCAAAGAACAGCAATTTACAAGGTGCTAACAGCCTCTGTTTCCCATCCTAATGCAGAACAGATCCACAGAGAGGTAAAAAAACAATTTCCCAATATCAGTATAGATACGGTGAACCGGACGCTTTTGACCTTTGCCGGTGCCCATATGATTGATGTTGTGGAAGGTCATGGCGACCCCAGGCGGTTTGACCCGAATCAAAACGCACATCACCATTTTTACTGCGTCGCCTGTCACAACATATTTGACTTTCAGGCAGATCTTTTGGACAGTTTAAAACTGCCTCCCGACATGGAAAAAAAATTTTTAATCACCGGGAAAAGAATCTGTCTTTCTGGTTATTGTGATCAGTGTCGCAGCAAAACGGCAGAACCCAAACAATAA
- the aroB gene encoding 3-dehydroquinate synthase yields the protein MIKTFTVEGRQSRSDIHVGASLSSVGDYMPDQGSVVIVTDENILKHYGASFPAGHVITIGTGEKIKTLATVEYILREMIKAGCDRSSFLLAIGGGIVCDIAGFAASVFLRGIRFGFVSTSLLSQVDASVGGKNGVNLDAFKNMVGVFCQPQFVLCDIDMLSTLPDGEISNGLAEIVKHGLINDRSLLEFVENNQDKALALDQETVFRMVADSVNIKSRVVQADEREAGERRKLNFGHTIGHAFEKLNPSGHGRAVAAGMVAAAQFSQQKGYINQGDVERIKNLLSGLRLPVTFDFAPEQIIEAASRDKKKQGDHLFFVFLERIGQAWVENISYDELNGFIRGYFA from the coding sequence ATGATTAAAACATTTACGGTTGAAGGCCGGCAGAGCAGATCCGACATCCATGTGGGCGCATCCTTGTCCAGTGTAGGAGACTATATGCCGGATCAGGGTTCTGTAGTTATTGTTACCGATGAAAACATCCTCAAGCATTACGGGGCATCTTTCCCGGCCGGTCATGTGATCACCATCGGTACCGGGGAAAAAATCAAAACCCTTGCAACGGTGGAATACATCCTGCGGGAAATGATTAAAGCCGGGTGCGACAGGTCAAGTTTTTTACTGGCCATCGGCGGCGGTATTGTCTGTGACATTGCAGGATTTGCGGCATCCGTGTTTCTAAGGGGTATCCGCTTCGGATTTGTTTCCACCTCTCTTCTCTCCCAGGTAGATGCCAGTGTCGGCGGTAAAAACGGTGTCAACCTGGATGCGTTTAAAAATATGGTCGGGGTATTCTGTCAACCGCAGTTTGTGCTGTGTGACATCGACATGCTCTCCACCCTGCCGGACGGGGAAATTTCCAACGGCCTGGCCGAAATTGTCAAACACGGACTGATCAACGATCGATCCCTATTGGAGTTTGTTGAGAACAACCAGGATAAAGCCCTGGCTCTGGACCAGGAAACGGTTTTCCGGATGGTCGCCGATTCCGTGAATATCAAATCCCGTGTGGTCCAGGCCGATGAACGGGAGGCCGGGGAGCGCCGCAAGCTTAATTTCGGACACACCATCGGACATGCGTTTGAAAAGCTCAACCCCAGCGGCCATGGCCGTGCGGTGGCCGCCGGCATGGTGGCAGCAGCTCAGTTTTCCCAGCAAAAAGGGTACATCAATCAAGGTGACGTGGAACGTATCAAAAATCTGCTTTCAGGGCTTAGGCTGCCTGTCACCTTTGACTTTGCGCCGGAACAAATTATTGAAGCGGCCTCCAGGGATAAGAAAAAACAGGGGGATCATCTCTTTTTTGTTTTCCTTGAGCGAATTGGACAGGCCTGGGTGGAGAACATAAGCTATGATGAGCTAAATGGTTTTATCCGTGGCTATTTTGCCTGA
- a CDS encoding response regulator transcription factor — MQLKVLIADDHAIIREGLRSLLENRGIQVMDIAKNGREAVEKTIALKPDIVMMDISMPDLNGVEATARIREELPQTRVIALSMHSSKRIVDKMFASGASGYILKESAFDEIYDAIQEVLRTNFYLTPAIARMCSDDKGKERRTQEAQPQFNKISRKEREVLQLIAEGKKTREIAETMGVSIKTVETHRRNIMKKLNIFSVAGLTKYAILEGIIALE; from the coding sequence ATGCAGTTAAAAGTCCTAATAGCTGACGACCATGCCATCATCCGGGAGGGATTGCGAAGCCTTCTGGAGAACAGAGGTATACAGGTTATGGACATTGCAAAAAATGGTAGAGAGGCCGTTGAAAAGACAATTGCCCTGAAGCCGGATATTGTGATGATGGATATCTCCATGCCCGATCTCAACGGTGTGGAAGCCACAGCCAGAATCAGGGAAGAGCTCCCCCAGACAAGGGTGATCGCTTTGTCGATGCACTCAAGCAAAAGAATTGTTGATAAGATGTTCGCTTCGGGCGCTTCGGGCTATATTCTCAAAGAGTCTGCCTTTGATGAGATCTATGATGCCATCCAGGAAGTGCTTCGCACAAATTTTTACCTGACACCCGCCATTGCCAGGATGTGCAGCGATGACAAGGGCAAGGAGCGCCGCACCCAAGAGGCACAGCCCCAATTCAATAAAATTTCCCGTAAGGAGCGAGAGGTCCTTCAATTGATTGCCGAAGGCAAAAAAACCAGGGAAATTGCCGAAACAATGGGGGTAAGCATTAAGACTGTGGAAACCCATCGAAGAAATATCATGAAAAAGCTTAATATTTTTTCAGTGGCCGGGTTAACAAAATATGCCATACTTGAAGGCATTATCGCTTTGGAATAG
- a CDS encoding response regulator: MEHITTATQLEKTDAVEALANGIAHDVNNLLTAIKGHASLMLNNVNPTDPLYGHIIEILSSVDKGSDLANQLLGFAMADEVYLTRMDANRLVRSVVETLNLKGKRIILDVSLDAKSLIIKGDPEKIKQVVTAIVKNGLQAMPDGGKLSVRTEAAAILNGTADDFGVASGFFCKITISDTGIGMDSATLERIFKAFYSHNHNRFPEKKGLGLTFAKKIVKHHNGVIDVWSSLNVGSSFSIILPLAEHTINHLDDIPSAQDELKLGHECVLLVDDEERILNVGRTICKALGYTVFTADSGEKALKIYEEKKSDINVVVLDMIMPGMDGLEVFMALKKINSDIKVLLSTGYAIDENAQEMLRQGCKGYILKPYSVVDFSHKLREILE; this comes from the coding sequence ATGGAACATATTACAACTGCAACCCAATTGGAGAAAACAGATGCCGTGGAGGCGCTCGCCAACGGTATTGCCCATGACGTCAACAATCTGCTGACCGCCATTAAGGGGCATGCTTCCCTGATGCTGAACAATGTGAACCCCACAGACCCGCTTTACGGCCACATTATTGAAATTTTGTCCAGTGTTGATAAAGGATCTGATCTTGCCAATCAGTTGTTGGGGTTTGCCATGGCCGATGAGGTCTATTTAACGCGCATGGATGCCAACAGACTGGTTCGCTCGGTGGTTGAAACCCTTAATCTGAAAGGCAAACGGATCATTCTGGATGTAAGCCTCGATGCCAAATCCTTGATTATCAAAGGTGATCCTGAAAAAATTAAACAGGTGGTCACAGCCATTGTCAAAAATGGATTGCAGGCCATGCCCGACGGCGGCAAACTTTCAGTGCGTACCGAAGCCGCCGCCATTTTGAACGGCACAGCAGACGACTTTGGGGTGGCGTCGGGGTTTTTTTGTAAGATTACCATATCCGATACCGGCATCGGCATGGACAGCGCGACCCTGGAACGAATATTTAAAGCCTTTTATTCCCACAATCATAACCGGTTCCCTGAAAAAAAGGGACTGGGGCTTACCTTTGCAAAGAAAATCGTAAAACATCACAACGGTGTCATTGATGTGTGGAGTTCTTTGAATGTCGGCTCCTCCTTTTCCATTATTCTGCCCCTGGCAGAGCATACGATCAACCATCTGGATGATATACCTTCCGCCCAGGATGAGCTCAAGCTGGGTCATGAGTGTGTGCTTTTGGTGGATGATGAAGAGCGTATTCTCAACGTTGGACGCACAATCTGCAAAGCGTTGGGATATACCGTTTTTACGGCGGATTCCGGTGAAAAGGCCCTAAAAATATATGAAGAAAAAAAGAGCGATATCAATGTTGTGGTGCTTGATATGATTATGCCGGGCATGGATGGACTGGAAGTATTCATGGCGTTGAAAAAAATCAACTCTGATATTAAGGTGTTGCTCTCCACAGGATATGCCATTGATGAAAATGCCCAGGAGATGCTCAGGCAAGGTTGCAAGGGATATATTCTTAAACCCTATTCCGTGGTGGATTTTTCACATAAGTTAAGAGAAATTCTCGAGTAA
- a CDS encoding septum site-determining protein MinC: MINFDNTAPVKLKGAGGGLWITIDPSHPESGIIAEIDRLLKKLKHLAINADVILDVGDADGQEELVGRIKSHLESNFELGTISTTPKKRSIPTERRRQRDLSKGWNHHKSDVLMLRGRVRSGQKINARKHLVITGDVNPGAELTAGGDVIVLGTLAGKVHAGYPENDGAMIFSLVFNPSLVKIGLVTAVGIGEPGNLGPEFACVEQDGIVVKNYMKENPFKRMPWPEVI; this comes from the coding sequence ATGATAAATTTTGATAACACCGCTCCTGTAAAGCTCAAAGGTGCCGGTGGCGGGTTGTGGATTACCATAGACCCCTCCCATCCGGAGTCTGGAATCATCGCTGAAATTGACAGGTTGTTAAAAAAACTCAAACATCTGGCCATCAATGCGGATGTGATCCTTGATGTCGGTGATGCAGATGGGCAAGAAGAACTGGTTGGCAGGATAAAATCACACCTGGAAAGCAATTTCGAGCTTGGCACGATTTCAACCACCCCCAAAAAACGCTCCATTCCCACCGAACGTCGCCGTCAAAGGGATCTGTCCAAGGGTTGGAACCATCATAAAAGTGATGTGCTGATGCTCCGGGGGCGGGTGCGCTCCGGTCAGAAAATTAATGCCAGAAAACATCTGGTCATTACCGGGGATGTGAACCCCGGTGCCGAACTCACCGCCGGCGGCGATGTCATTGTGCTCGGCACACTGGCAGGAAAAGTCCATGCCGGATACCCGGAAAACGATGGGGCCATGATATTTTCCCTGGTATTTAACCCAAGTCTGGTGAAAATTGGGCTGGTCACTGCCGTCGGCATCGGCGAACCGGGAAACCTGGGGCCTGAATTTGCCTGTGTGGAGCAGGATGGCATTGTGGTGAAAAACTATATGAAAGAAAACCCGTTTAAACGGATGCCCTGGCCGGAAGTGATTTAA
- the minD gene encoding septum site-determining protein MinD, with protein sequence MEGKIIVVTSGKGGVGKTTATSSIGAALALEGKRVAIVDMDIGLRNLDVVMGLENRIVFNIVDVVQGRCKIDQAAIRDRRIDNLFLIPASQSDNKDVLTSAGVERVAKELRKKFDYVIMDSPAGIERGFENSVAGANEAVVVCTPDVSAVRDADRVIGLLYARSLEPKLIVNRIEPARVERGEMLSHEDVLDILSIDLAGLVPMDEKVLISSNTGTPLVLQNDSTAGQAFRRIAKRLNGEDVPIETPNRKTSVWSKLGKTFGLR encoded by the coding sequence TTGGAAGGAAAAATTATTGTCGTAACATCTGGAAAGGGCGGCGTGGGTAAAACAACAGCGACCTCTTCCATTGGCGCAGCCCTGGCACTTGAAGGAAAACGGGTTGCCATTGTGGATATGGATATCGGACTGCGAAACCTTGATGTGGTCATGGGCCTGGAAAACCGGATTGTTTTTAATATTGTGGATGTGGTCCAGGGCCGGTGCAAGATTGATCAGGCAGCCATCCGGGACAGACGCATTGACAATCTTTTTTTGATTCCGGCCTCCCAAAGTGACAATAAGGATGTGCTGACATCGGCGGGGGTTGAACGGGTGGCCAAGGAGCTGCGCAAAAAATTTGATTATGTGATCATGGACTCTCCGGCCGGCATTGAAAGAGGGTTTGAAAACTCCGTTGCCGGCGCTAATGAAGCGGTTGTGGTCTGCACGCCGGATGTCTCCGCCGTCAGGGACGCAGATCGCGTTATCGGACTTTTGTATGCCCGCTCCCTTGAACCCAAACTCATTGTCAATCGTATTGAACCGGCCCGGGTGGAACGTGGTGAAATGCTCAGCCATGAAGATGTACTGGATATATTGTCCATTGATCTGGCAGGCCTTGTGCCCATGGATGAAAAGGTGCTCATCTCCTCCAATACCGGTACGCCCCTGGTGCTCCAGAACGACTCCACTGCCGGACAGGCCTTTCGACGGATTGCCAAACGTCTGAACGGGGAGGATGTTCCCATTGAAACGCCCAATCGAAAAACCAGCGTATGGAGCAAACTGGGTAAAACTTTCGGGTTAAGATAA
- the minE gene encoding cell division topological specificity factor MinE: protein MLQEFLRRFTGQKRSSDEAKKRLQFSLVYDKLEVNDTTLTDLQMDIVNVISKYFEIDKEALELKVKNDKDVSALVFNTPILHVKRKRE from the coding sequence ATGCTGCAAGAATTTTTGAGACGGTTCACAGGCCAGAAAAGAAGTAGTGACGAAGCAAAAAAGCGGCTTCAATTTTCTTTAGTTTACGACAAGCTGGAAGTGAACGACACCACTTTGACAGATCTTCAGATGGATATCGTTAATGTGATATCAAAATATTTTGAAATTGATAAGGAGGCATTGGAACTTAAAGTCAAAAACGATAAAGATGTCTCTGCCCTGGTGTTTAACACCCCCATTCTTCATGTGAAAAGAAAACGGGAATAA